The genomic DNA TACGTCGACATCCCCGAACCGGTGTTGGAGATGTACCGCATCTACCGCCCGTCGCCCTTGTGCCGCGCGTACAACCTGGAGAAGGCCCTCGGCACGCCCGCCAAGATCTACTACAAGTTCGAAGGCAACAACACGTCCGGCTCGCACAAGCTGAACTCTGCCATCGCCCAGGCTTATTACGCGAAGGCTCAGGATCTCGACGGCATCACCACCGAGACGGGTGCGGGCCAGTGGGGCACGGCGCTCGCCGAGGCGTCGGCGCATTTCGGGCTCAATCTGGACGTGTTCATGGTGAAGTGCTCCTACGAGCAGAAGCCGTTCCGCCGCAACATCATGGAGACGTTCGATGCGCACGTGACGCCCTCGCCGTCCGATACCACCGAGATCGGCCGCAAGATGCTCGCCGAGCATCCCGACTCCTCGGGCTCGCTGGGCACGGCCATCTCCGAGGCCGTGGAACGCGCGCTCAACATTCCCGGCAACAAGGGCCGCTACACGCTGGGGTCGGTGCTCAACCAGGTGGTGCTGCACCAGTCGGTCATCGGCTTGGAGAGCTACGCTGCCTTCGAGGAGCTGGGCGAGTACCCCGACGTGGTCATCGGCTGCGCGGGCGGCGGCTCGAACCTCGGCGGCCTCATCGCGCCGTTCATGCGCGACAAGATCAAAGGCGTCCGTCCCGACACGCGCTTCGTCGCCGTCGAGCCGGCCAGCTGCCCGAGCCTCACGCGCGGGCGCTACGCCTACGACTTCGCCGACACGGGCCGCACCTGCCCGCTCGCGAAGATGTACACGCTGGGCAACGGCTTCCTGCCCAGCCCCGACCATGCTGGCGGCCTGCGCTACCACGGCATGAGTCCCATCGTGTCGAAGCTCAAGCACGACGGCTACCTGGACGCCGTGGCCGTGAAGCAGACCGACGTGTTCGCGGCGGCCGTGGAGTTCGCGCGGCTCGAGACCATCCTGCCGGCTCCCGAGAGCGCCCACGCCATCTTCCAGGCCGTGGAGGAGGCCAAGCGCTGCGCCGAGACGGGCGAGGAGAAGACGATCCTCTTCGGCCTCACGGGCACGGGCTACTTCGACATGAAGGCCTACGACGCGTACAACCGCGGCGAGATGAGCGACCATGTCCCCACCGACGAGGAGCTGGAGGCGGGCTTCGCCAGCATCCCGCACATCGAGGGCGTGCAGTAGGCCGCTCGCGCATTCCCGCTTCGCGCCGCCCCGCCGCAGGTTCCCGCGGCGGGGCGGCGCGTGCGTCGGGGGCGCATGCGCCCAGCTCGATGGATATTATTTGGACGGGGGCATCCGCCTGGATTATCATCTATAATCGCATTGACGTGAAAGGATGAACCGTGGCTGCAGGCGACCCCAAGTTTTCCCATATAACCGTGACGCCCGATGACGAGGACGATGTCGTCATCCAGGCGGGCGCGCGCCCGGCGCGAACCGCGGCCCCGACGCCGGTCCCGGCTCCGGCTCCGACGGCACCTAGCGCCGACGACGCCGTCGTCGAGCCCGACGACGCTGCGAGCGGGGAGCCCGAGGCGGTCGAGGAGCGGGAGGAGCCGTCCGCCGAAGACGAGGGCTACCAGGGGACGACCTTGGACGACCTCGAGGCCGCTCCCATGCCCATCGCCCAGAAGATCGTGCTCGCGCTCGGCGCGGTGGCCGTGATCGCCGTCGTCGCGTGGTACCTGTTCTTGCGCTAGCCAGCACCTCCGTTCCACCTGTCAGGAAGGCTCTACGATGCCCAAACATGCTCCCAACGTACCCAAAGGCACCCCCTCCGACCGCTCCGACGAGCGCATCGGCCTCACCGAGGCGTTCTCCCCGGTGGGCGACGGCGCGCACGCGGGCGGCTTCAGCTACCGCGGCGACAACGAGGACGAGTACCCCGACGCCATCGAGGCCCTCGAGCCGGTGGACGCGCCGCCCCTGCTGTTCGGCGACGAGGCCGTCCCGGTCGAGCCCGAAGAGCCCCAGGGCCGCCACGGCAAGAAGAAGAAGGAAAAGAAGCAGAAGCAGCAGATCCCCGCTTACCAGCGCAAATCCCGCCGCATGCGGCGCGTGCTCATCGCCATCGTCGTGCTGCTCGTCCTGCTGATCGGCGCGCTGGGCTACTTCGCGTGGCAGTGGTTCGAGGAGAGCCAGCTGATCGCCTCGCAGCAGACCCAGGAGCAGCAGAGCTCCCAGGAGGTCGGGTCCATGCAGACCGACGAGACGAAGGACGCCACCACCGCCACCGCCAAGAAGACCGACGTGCCCGACCTGGCCGCCGTGCTCGGCATGACGAAGGACGAGGCCATCACGGCGCTCAAGCACGGCGCCACCGAGACCACCTCGAAGGAGGTGAACGAGGAGGGCAACCCGGTCAAGACGAACGTGACGGTGGCCCTCACCGACGAGCCGGCCGACACGCGCTCCGGAACGCCGACGGTGTACCTCGGCCTGAACGAGGACGGCGCGGTCGTGCAGGCGGGGTATTCCGCCGCCACCGCCTCGCTCGGCTACGGCTCGCTCAGCTTCGTCGACGCGGTGAAGAACGAGCACCTCATCGAGAAGACGCTGCAGGAAGCCGGCGTCGACGTGCCCGAGGGTTCCGCGGAGCTGCCGGCCGACAAGACCGCGTACTCCGAGTACGCGAGCGACGGCACGACGCTCGTCAAGGAGTCGTACTCGTTCTCCGGAACGGTCGACCTGGACGGCGCGGCGCACGAATGGTCGGCGGTGCTGCTGTACAACTACTCCACCGCGAACACGTCCGGCAACCTCGCCGACACCATCCGCATCGTCTACGTCTACATCAACGCGTAAGGTTCGCCCCCTCCACGGAGGGGGCGTTTT from Eggerthella lenta DSM 2243 includes the following:
- a CDS encoding TrpB-like pyridoxal phosphate-dependent enzyme is translated as MTEQAPHRLYLREDQIPTQWYNLRADMPEKPEPIRLPNGQVAAPEDLAPVFCDELVRQELDDDTAYVDIPEPVLEMYRIYRPSPLCRAYNLEKALGTPAKIYYKFEGNNTSGSHKLNSAIAQAYYAKAQDLDGITTETGAGQWGTALAEASAHFGLNLDVFMVKCSYEQKPFRRNIMETFDAHVTPSPSDTTEIGRKMLAEHPDSSGSLGTAISEAVERALNIPGNKGRYTLGSVLNQVVLHQSVIGLESYAAFEELGEYPDVVIGCAGGGSNLGGLIAPFMRDKIKGVRPDTRFVAVEPASCPSLTRGRYAYDFADTGRTCPLAKMYTLGNGFLPSPDHAGGLRYHGMSPIVSKLKHDGYLDAVAVKQTDVFAAAVEFARLETILPAPESAHAIFQAVEEAKRCAETGEEKTILFGLTGTGYFDMKAYDAYNRGEMSDHVPTDEELEAGFASIPHIEGVQ